The following DNA comes from Tunturibacter psychrotolerans.
TGAGAACACCGATCCATCCAAGGCGCTTCGTCATGGAATTCCCCAGGCAACCGCAGGTCTCCACCTTGGAAGAATGGTGACTCAACTCCCGTCATCGTTTCCAAGTAAAATTCTTTCGTGCACGCGGGGCCGCGAAGTATCAATTCAAAATCCAAAGGACAAAACCATGGCACATCCCTTCTGTCATATGGAACTAGGCAGCACCGACGTCGCGAAGTCCAAAACCTTCTACACAACCATGTTCGGCTGGAACATCCGCGACATGGACATGGGCGGCGGCATGACGTACTCGATGTTCAAACCCGAAGGCGAAGGCCCCGGCGGTGGCATGATGAAACATCCCGTCCCAGGAGCACCTTCATCCTGGCTCCCCTATGTCTTGGTGGATGACATCCACGCGGCTACAAAGCAAGCCACGAGCCTCGGCGCAAAGGTGATGAAAGACGTGCAGGAGGTTCCGCACACAGGCTGGTTTAGCATCATTCTCGATCCCACTGGCGCGGCGCTCGGACTCTGGCAAGAGGCAAATAAGGCGTAAGACTGGAGCAATTACGTAGCACGGAACGGCCGGGCATCCAGTTGCTGTCTCACCGCCAACTGAGTCCGGCCAGCTTTTATGTTTAGTAGGCAGCGGTCTTCGAACGAATCTCCATCGCGTCACATTGCGAACACACGTCGCAGCAGACGGCCGTCATACACTAGTCAGCAGATGCGATTCGTTCTTCTCCTCCTGTCCCTCGTTTTGGCAGCAACACAAGCCACAAGCCACGCCTATGCTCAATGGGATATCGAAGAGTCCCACACCACGGCCAGCCTGCGCGGCATTCACAACGTCGGCGGTGGAGTTGCGTGGGCCAGCGGCACCGACGGCACCGTGCTCCGCACCGAAGACGGTGGCTATCTCTGGCAGACCTGCACGATACCACCGGGAGCAGAGAAGCTCGACTTTCGCGGCGTTCAGGCTTTCGATGAAAACACCGCCATCGTCATGTCCAGCGGCCCCGGCGATCAGTCCCGCCTCTACAAAACCACCGACGGCTGTCAGACTTGGAAACTCCTCTTCACCAATCCTGACAAAGAAGGATTCTGGGATGCGCTTCAGTTTATTGATCGCCAGGAAGGGTTTGTCCTCGGCGATCCCGTTTCAATAAAGGGGGTGCAAGCCTTGAATGCCTTCGCCTTCTTTCAAACATCCAACGGCGGAGAGACATGGAATGCTCTTCACCAAGAGAGGCGTTCTCAGCATATCTACCCAGCTCAAACTGATGACGCGGTCTTCGCGGCCAGTAACTCGTCGCTGCTCGTATCTTTTACCTATCCGACATTTGTAACCGGTGGCCCTCATCCTAAATTGATCGCAGCCCGTCCTATGTTCTGGAGAGTACTGCCCAATATTTCGGCGCAGGACCTCATAAAAGGCATCTCGAGATCTTTACCACTCGCTGTGGGTAAGGCGGCGGGGGGCTTCTCGATTGGAGAGACCCATGGCAAATTTGTCATTGTCGGCGGAGACTAT
Coding sequences within:
- a CDS encoding VOC family protein — encoded protein: MAHPFCHMELGSTDVAKSKTFYTTMFGWNIRDMDMGGGMTYSMFKPEGEGPGGGMMKHPVPGAPSSWLPYVLVDDIHAATKQATSLGAKVMKDVQEVPHTGWFSIILDPTGAALGLWQEANKA
- a CDS encoding WD40/YVTN/BNR-like repeat-containing protein, with translation MRFVLLLLSLVLAATQATSHAYAQWDIEESHTTASLRGIHNVGGGVAWASGTDGTVLRTEDGGYLWQTCTIPPGAEKLDFRGVQAFDENTAIVMSSGPGDQSRLYKTTDGCQTWKLLFTNPDKEGFWDALQFIDRQEGFVLGDPVSIKGVQALNAFAFFQTSNGGETWNALHQERRSQHIYPAQTDDAVFAASNSSLLVSFTYPTFVTGGPHPKLIAARPMFWRVLPNISAQDLIKGISRSLPLAVGKAAGGFSIGETHGKFVIVGGDYTKPDSINGTAVFEGADLDFFQAITPPHGYRSSVNYDSTQKLWVTVGPNGTDISTDDGKNWRPLTPASTDPVGADKNWNALSLPFVVGPHGRIGRLRTIDQKSTAINKP